In the Lepeophtheirus salmonis unplaced genomic scaffold, UVic_Lsal_1.4 unplaced_contig_15238_pilon, whole genome shotgun sequence genome, CGTGACGGATAAACCATACTTCTTCTACAACTTTGTCAACTGCTACGAGTATGAGAACAACGTTGTCATTGATGTCATGGGCTTTGAGGACGCTGATTTCTCTTCATCCATGAGATCTCCTTCCTCTCGATTCTTCCGAGAGAGATACTCTTCTTCCAAAATCATGAGATTCCGTCTTCCTCTCAGCACCACCTCAGGGGAATGGAATTGACTTATTCTTCCTACTGCCCTCTAGAGATTCCTCCATGATGAGTCATGGAACTAGCAGGAATATTCTTCGTCCTCAGTACTTGTTTCGTGAGTCCAAACTGATGTATCCCTGTATCAACCCCAATTACAATGGTAGAAAGTATCAATTCACATATGGCCAGAGtggaaattcaataattaaattcgaTGTTGAGAATAGACACACTCTGATGTGGAGAGGCGAAAATGAGTATTGGAGACCTTGTAAAAGTATGTTTATTCCTAATCCATCTGGGCAATATGAAGATGAGGGTGTTCTCATTTCTTGGGTCTCTCATTCTACTGGAGACTTTTCCAAATCCTACATGATTTTCATCGATGCTCATAGTATGAAGGGAGTTGTCTCGTGTTCATTGTGACTGTCCATTTCCAATTGAGTTCTCTGACTCTTTCTACTCTCCCCATTGTTTGTAATCTTTTAAATAACCTGAACCTCAGAAACAAGCATTTTTATACTtctaatttacttataattattaaaagatttgatTTGTATTGTCTCcatatataagtaatttgaataaatgaagCAGTTGttcaacaatttcaaaaaatttattattattgtactccaaactttatctttgaaatatttttaagtaatcaatataagtataagtagttataatctttcaaatgaaaattgtaattttgagcATACAGGGGAGCTAAAAAAAGGACTGCAACTTTTGTTGGGCTCCtcttttggatttaaaaacaaataataatatgaagcttcacaatattaaaaaaggaaattcatgatttttttatcctttttttagtatgattGTTTTTTACCAATGGATTTGAGCCAAGTATTCCATTCATGATCTTTATGTtggccaaaaataattaaataacactttaaatataactttatcaatCAAAGctgatgaaaagaataaaattggTGTACACTTAAGTCTCTTTGATCAGAGTCCTTTGGGCCATTAGCAAGATTTTTAAAGATCAATGAAAATATGGGAAATAACAAACTAGATAATAGAGTAAATACTCAATCATCGTTacaagtaaaaaacaaaatcataaaaccgttgattaaaaatatgatttttcgagaatatttctacatatattgtaaacCAACCGGCCGTCGTAACCTTAATCCTGATCATTCTTAAGGATTCTTAGAGTGTCACTTCcagataagtttattttatcattgaatACTTAGTATTATGATCAAAGATGAAAATAACATGATAATAGAGGCTTTTGTAGTTGctatctgaatatatatttttttattctccaaagctgttgtcattattcttcCATTCTTGAAGAGAACATATAACCTATACGTATAAAGTAACCACTAGTTCATGAAGAGGAAATGTGATACTGGTATTTGTTATAGAGTAGTAAATCTTCATTCTTGTTCacctcagagtagaatggaggatcgacatcggagtaaatCTTAGGATGACGTCGttaattttggttttatttttacccggataaatttattttcttctataatataaatgatagaGCCTACGGAAAATGTGCAGTTTCTTTAGTTCCCTCTTAGTGGACATCCAGAACTATTTCAATTCCCATCAGCTCTTAAAGTCATACATAGGGCTACATGAAATATCTGCTCGAATTTTAGGCATATTAGTTcgggactcatttttaacaatatgaTTTGCTCGAGCTTGTCAGACTCTGGCTTCTCATAAAAATACTGATGCTGTTATGTTCCCTTAATTGTTGAGGAATACAATCTTCAGTAGCTACGTTAGGCACAAAACTTGGAGATGACGTTTTAAAAGACCTGTATAAGTAGTTATAATCTTTCAAATGAGAATGTAATTTAGCTAAAGACTGGCTTTAGGCtctcattaaaaaacaaataataatatgaagcttcacaatattaaaaaggaaattcatgaatttttatcctttttttagtatgatatttttttacctaaaaaccttttaaaaaggaTGCAAATCGGATGTGGTATAAGGGAAGTCGCAGTAGCTACTCACCTGAGCTCCGAGCATTTCCTTTGACATTGCCACTCTACTCGACATATAAGTTATATAGAAATACCTTTGACTTATGCCTACCTAGTCTAAGTAACATTCGAAACTGGTATTCGAATGTGGATAGTGATCCAGGTTTTACCCAACCTtccttttatattcttaaatggAAGGCGAATAAAGCTCTCGAATCTAACGAAGAAATTCTTGTCAATTTGACATTAGACGaaatttcagtttaaaaaaaaaaattcaatggaaTGGGAAATTGTATTGGAAACATGTATAGAAGCTGAAAAATGTATCTTGAGATTCAAAATTCAAGGTGTTCTCAAGACCAAAGCTACTGTGATACAAAACACTATTACCAGCCGTATCCTACAAATAGGCAATTATAAGTCCTAGATATTTAAGGAACTTGAATCTCATAGTCTTGACAGCTCATCATTAAATAACCATAtccttaaattacaaaaacgtaTTATCTTGACATATTCTAAAATTAGGCTTCATCATGAAGCCAGCCTCGTTTCTGAgcattttaaaagattatttatacgAAAGTCTCTATTGAAACAGATTCTTTTTAAGAATCAATGTTTTTAAGGTCTTCAATATCCTGTG is a window encoding:
- the LOC139907471 gene encoding uncharacterized protein; this encodes MSHGTSRNILRPQYLFRESKLMYPCINPNYNGRKYQFTYGQSGNSIIKFDVENRHTLMWRGENEYWRPCKSMFIPNPSGQYEDEGVLISWVSHSTGDFSKSYMIFIDAHSMKGVVSCSL